The Chitinophaga lutea genome contains the following window.
CTTTGCCGCCTTCGGTTTGGAGGAACGCACCCCGTTCACGATATACGATTGTATACCGAACAGCTCTGTGAATATGCTCAGGATAAGGCTGGTGTCGCCGTATTTGACGGTGCGCAGCACTATTCCGGGTGTTTTATGCAGCATGCTGCAAAAGTCGGTTATCAGTGAATAAATACCAGTTTTGTGACGATTTTTTCCCTGCCGGTATCGTCTGAAGCAAAAACGAGATACACGCCGCTCTGCGGGCGGCGCCCGGTGTAATCCCTGCCATTCCATACCGCCTGCCCGCCGTGGGCACGGGTTTGATATACGAGGCGGCCGGCAGCGTCGGTGATTTTCACCACCGCGTTCTGCACGAGGCCGCGGATGGCGATGGTGCCTTCGTAACGGGGCGGTACCGGGTTGGGGAATACCAGCACCTCGCCGCCCTGCACGTTTTCTCCTTCGGTAGCGGTGCCCCGCCAGGATAGCAGGCCAGCGGCCGTGGCAAAAAACACCTCGCCGGTGGCGGGGTGGACGACGATGCGGTGGATGATATCTGAAGGCAGGGGGCTGTTGGCGGCGTTAAAATGTTCGAGGATCTTTTCCCCGGCGGGCGATACCAGCCAGGCGCCGTTCTGCGTGCCCACCCACTTGCGGTTGGCGCCGTCCACCGCGATGGCATTGACCTGCTCGTTCTGGAACAGGTAACCAGCGAAATTATCCTCCCGCAGCACGGGCCAGTAGGCCTCGCACATGGTGGCGGGGCATTGCACCACGGCCACTCCCCTGGCGGTGCCTATCCAGATATAACCGTCTTTATCCTTTGCGATGCAGCGCACGTCGGCCGACGGCAGGTTGCCCTGGCCGGCGCCGGGTTTGTAGAGTTTCCAGCGGTCGTCCGCGACATTGTCCGGCCCTGTGCCGTGGTTGAAAACAAATACGCCATTACCCCGTGGGGATACGATCCATTTCTGGTCCGCATCGTCTACCAGCACCTGGCTAACGGCATTGCCCGTATGAAATATGGGGATCGAAAAATCCAGCCAGGTATTGTCGGGGCGGCGCATATGCAGGTTATATGCAGCCCCGAAGGTGCTGACCCACAGCCGGCCTTCGCGGTCGGTGGCGAGACCGCTGAGGAGGGAGTCTCCACCGGGTTTGACGGTGGTATTGGCGCCCACGGCGAGCAGTCCCCCGCCGAAAGAGCCGGCGAACATTTCGTTACCGGCGGCGCTGAGGGTGATCAGGTCGCGGAGGGCGTCCGGGTAGGGGAGATGCCGCCATTCTTCCTGTTCGAATTTATACAGCCCCGAAGTATTGCGGGTGCCCTGCCAGTTGGCGGTCACCGTGCCGGATGCGGCCCAGAGCACGCCGTTGTGCACCTGCATCTCGCCGGTGACGATGCCGTAAGGCGCATTGGGTGTGAAGTTGGCGGAACTGCCATTGCTGAACCTTATCAGCCCGTTTTGTGCGTCGGCCACCCAGGTAACCTGCCCGGCGACGGCGGCCGCTACCGGGGCGGGTGTCGGAAATGTGGCCGTGGGTGCGCCGGTGGCCGAGAGCTGCAGCAGGCCGCCGGGCTGGGACACGAATACCGCGCCGCCCGATACGCCGATATGTGAAATGGGGGAGCCGTTGGTGAACCAGCGCTGCCGTGCGCCGCTTTGCAGCAGGAATATCGTGTCGCGGTGGAGCGCCAGCAGTTGATTGTTGACGGTGGCAAGGCCGGTGGCGCCTCCCCAGGCGCTCATGGTTTCCCAGCTGGCGGGGTCGGCGAGGTTGCTGCCCTGTTGGGGCGCCCGCCGGATGCCGGCGGCGGTGGCGGCGTAAAAGTATTGTGCGTCCTGCGCCAGGGCCGTAACGGCGCCGATGCGGTAGCTGTCCGCGATCTCGAGCCGGCTGAGGTTGATGGCCACAATGCCCGCCCCGGTGGCCAGGTAGGCATTATTACCGGTAAAGATGATCTGCCGGGTGCGTTTGTCGCCTGTTACAGGTGACAGTTTGAATTCAGGGATGTTGATGACGGACTCGTTCCGCAGGATGTCGAGATTGCCGTTGGCATAAGCGATGACCAGTGCGGCGCTGGCTTCGTGCAGGCCGATGGCCGCGATGTTTCCGTCGTGCAGGCCATTGACCTTGGTGTAACGGACGATGCTGTTGTCTGAAAAATTCACGGCAAACACGCCCTGGGAAGCAGCGCAGTACACGCGGTCCGGCGCGGCGGCAATGCCCGTTGCCTGCCGCCAGGGCAGGTGCTCCCGCCAGTGCCCGATGGGGATGGGCTGGCAGCGGGCCTTCCATGGCAACAACAGTAAAAAACAAAGGAACAGGCGCATGAACATACTTCCCCAAATGTAATAATTACGATTATCTAATATGCATAAATCATAATGAATGGTTACCTTTATGGCCTTTACCAAATCATGTATTATATATGTGGCAACGCCTGGCAGGTTTTGTTCTGAAATTCCGTTTATGGCTTCTGGCTTTGTTGATGATAGGCACCGCCATTATGGCCTGGTACGCCAGCAAGGTGGAACTGTCTTATGAATTTACGGGAGCCATCCCCAGGGACAATCCCAAATGGCAGGAGTACCAGCAGTTCAAACAGAAGTTCGGCGAAGACGGTAATATGATGGTGATCGGGATCGAAACCGACAGCGTTTTCAACCTGGAATTTTTTAAGGATTATGTGAAGCTGAACGACGACCTGCGCAAGATCCCCGCTGTGGAGAATACCCTCAGCGTGCCCGTGGCCATTAACCTGGTAAAAGACGACAGCACCCGTAAACTGAAGGCCGTACAGCTTTTCAGTCCTATGCCGCAAACGCAGGCGGAACTGGACAGCCTTTCCCGGATATTTTATTCTCTTCCCTTTTACCGCGGGCTTCTCTACAGCACCAACAGTTCTTCTTTCCTGATGGCTGTGCATATCAATAAAGGTGTGCTCAATTCCAAGGGAAGGATCAAGGTGGTGCAGGCCATCACCCAAACCGCCGAGGCATTCGGCAAGCGGCACAACCTCGATGTGAAGCTGAGCGGCCTGCCCATGATACGCACCATCATGGCTACCAAGGTGGCCGACGAGCTGAAGATGTTCCTGGGGATCTCTTTTCTGCTCACGGCCTTCATCCTGCTGGTGTTTTTCCGATCGTTCGGCGCCGTGCTGATGAGTATGATCGTGGTGGCCATCGGCGTGATATGGTCGGTGGGAACGATCGTGCTTTGCGGTTATAAGATCACCCTGCTCACCGGCCTCATTCCGCCGCTGATCGTGGTGATCGGGATTCCTAACTGTGTGTATTTCCTCAACAAGTACCATACGGAGTACGCCATCCACGGCAAAAAAATGGAAGCGCTCGTGCGGATGGTACAGCGCATGGGCATCGTAACGCTGTTCACCAACCTGACGGCGGCCATCGGGTTCGGGGTGTTTTATTTCACGGAAAGCGAAATCCTCAAACACTTCGGGGTGGTGGCCGGCGTGAACATCATGCTCATCTTCCTGATCTCGTTCATTTTCCTGCCCTCCGTACTGAGTTACCTGCCGCCGCCGAAAACTAAGCACACCAGCTACCTCGACAATAAAATGTTCCGTTCCATCCTGGACATGCTGAACAACCTGGTGTTCAAATACCGCCCCATGGTGTACCTGTTTACCGTGCTGATGGTGGCTGCCGCCATCATCGGGATGCTGCGGCTGAAACCGGTGGGGTATATCGTAGACGACATTCCTAAAAAGGATAAATTATACACTGACCTGAAGTTTTTTGAGCGGCATTTCAAAGGTGTGATGCCGCTTGAGATCGCCATCGACACCAAAAAGAAAAACGGGGTGGTGAACCTGCAGACGCTCACCAAGCTGGACGAACTGAGCGGTATCATTGCCAGCCGTCCCGCCTTTGCCCGTCCGCTCTCCGTGGCCGAGGGCATCAAGTTCGCCAAGCAGGCCTATTACGGCGGCGACAGTTCGAACTATGCCATACCCAACCAGTTCGACATCGGCTTCCTGGCGCCTTACCTGCGCATGAAAGGCGCCGCCGGCGATAATGCTTCCACCTTCACCAAACTTGTGTCGTCGTTCATGGACAGTACGCGGCAGATCGCCCGTATGAGCGTGAACATGGCCGACGTGGGGTCTGTGGAACTGCCGAGGCTGATCGATTCCCTGCGCCCGCACGTCAATGAAATATTCGACACCGCCCAGTATAAAGTCAGCTTTACCGGCACCAGCATCATTTTCCTGGAGGGCAGCCGCTTCATCATCAACGGCCTGCTGGAAAGCATCCTGCTG
Protein-coding sequences here:
- the porZ gene encoding type IX secretion system anionic LPS delivery protein PorZ, with the protein product MFMRLFLCFLLLLPWKARCQPIPIGHWREHLPWRQATGIAAAPDRVYCAASQGVFAVNFSDNSIVRYTKVNGLHDGNIAAIGLHEASAALVIAYANGNLDILRNESVINIPEFKLSPVTGDKRTRQIIFTGNNAYLATGAGIVAINLSRLEIADSYRIGAVTALAQDAQYFYAATAAGIRRAPQQGSNLADPASWETMSAWGGATGLATVNNQLLALHRDTIFLLQSGARQRWFTNGSPISHIGVSGGAVFVSQPGGLLQLSATGAPTATFPTPAPVAAAVAGQVTWVADAQNGLIRFSNGSSANFTPNAPYGIVTGEMQVHNGVLWAASGTVTANWQGTRNTSGLYKFEQEEWRHLPYPDALRDLITLSAAGNEMFAGSFGGGLLAVGANTTVKPGGDSLLSGLATDREGRLWVSTFGAAYNLHMRRPDNTWLDFSIPIFHTGNAVSQVLVDDADQKWIVSPRGNGVFVFNHGTGPDNVADDRWKLYKPGAGQGNLPSADVRCIAKDKDGYIWIGTARGVAVVQCPATMCEAYWPVLREDNFAGYLFQNEQVNAIAVDGANRKWVGTQNGAWLVSPAGEKILEHFNAANSPLPSDIIHRIVVHPATGEVFFATAAGLLSWRGTATEGENVQGGEVLVFPNPVPPRYEGTIAIRGLVQNAVVKITDAAGRLVYQTRAHGGQAVWNGRDYTGRRPQSGVYLVFASDDTGREKIVTKLVFIH
- a CDS encoding efflux RND transporter permease subunit, producing the protein MWQRLAGFVLKFRLWLLALLMIGTAIMAWYASKVELSYEFTGAIPRDNPKWQEYQQFKQKFGEDGNMMVIGIETDSVFNLEFFKDYVKLNDDLRKIPAVENTLSVPVAINLVKDDSTRKLKAVQLFSPMPQTQAELDSLSRIFYSLPFYRGLLYSTNSSSFLMAVHINKGVLNSKGRIKVVQAITQTAEAFGKRHNLDVKLSGLPMIRTIMATKVADELKMFLGISFLLTAFILLVFFRSFGAVLMSMIVVAIGVIWSVGTIVLCGYKITLLTGLIPPLIVVIGIPNCVYFLNKYHTEYAIHGKKMEALVRMVQRMGIVTLFTNLTAAIGFGVFYFTESEILKHFGVVAGVNIMLIFLISFIFLPSVLSYLPPPKTKHTSYLDNKMFRSILDMLNNLVFKYRPMVYLFTVLMVAAAIIGMLRLKPVGYIVDDIPKKDKLYTDLKFFERHFKGVMPLEIAIDTKKKNGVVNLQTLTKLDELSGIIASRPAFARPLSVAEGIKFAKQAYYGGDSSNYAIPNQFDIGFLAPYLRMKGAAGDNASTFTKLVSSFMDSTRQIARMSVNMADVGSVELPRLIDSLRPHVNEIFDTAQYKVSFTGTSIIFLEGSRFIINGLLESILLAFVLIVFCMLYLFRSWRMLIISLVPNIIPLLVTAGVMGWLDIAIKPSTVLVFSIALGIAIDVTIRFLVNFKQELPLNNYDISATVRQTINETGLSIIYTSLILFAGFMIFAFSEFQGTKALGWLTSLTLVMAMVTNLTILPAMLLWMEKALQKKARKKELWKTLDDEPDMKLDQIGLDEKED